TGCCACCTTCTATTGCTCTTCAACTCTTCATAATTCTAGAAAAGGATGATGCTTTGGTCTTTGTGCTCGTACTAGGAGAGCAGCTGGTCTAAGCGGTCACCGAACAGCACTATGCTGCTCAAGTTCGACAAGTAGTCCTCTAAGGTCAAGTCTGGAATGTCGCTGAAAAGACCTTCTTTGGTCAGTAAAAGTACGAGACCCGCTCGTCGAAGCCTTCCTGACGACGGTAACGTACTtgcccccgccccctcccccaccccttaAGTCCGGGGTCTTGCCAGAGGGCATATGCGTCTTGGTGGCTCCCGCACGCGGCATTTTCAGCGTCACTTCGTACCCCATACTTTCTAAGAAGCACATCTCCCGAGTGTCCTTTGGAAAACTTCCGTCATTGACCATGCACAGACCATGAACaccacttgttttgtttttcctttgtgACAAGGAGTTCGCCAACCGTTTTCGCAGAACTGTCCGATACGTGTTGCCGGACGAAAGTGACGCGTCTCCAAAAAGTTCGTGTTGATGCTGTGTGGTAGCAACACTGTCCGGAAAATGTCGTGTCGGTGAAAGAAGTTTGCAGAATGTATCCGCAGTGTGACCCGGCCTTTAGTCGGCCGGATGTGCTTCCGGCTAGAAATAAAGCACGTGTGACAATGGACTTCTTTCCACCGCCAAACATTCGACGAAAAAAGGCTGGACACCTGCTCACAGGCAACggtgaatgaaaaagaaaagaaatacgcCGGATGGCCGACGTCACAGCATCGATAGCGGAAGGACGAGAGATGAAGAGCCATCGAACCCGGCACGAGCTTCAATGTTTCCTGTGTCAAGGGCACTGTTGAACGCAAAAGTTCTATGGAGCAGCTGGCACTAGCTTGAGCGTATTTGTGTTCCTGCTTCGCCGCCTAATGGAACAAAGGAGCAGGGCACAATGCCACGTTGTCGATTGACAAACTTGGGCCGTTTTCTATCTGCACTGTCACACTTTCAATTTGAGGGAGCTATTCTATTCCGCATTTCTATATAGAGGAGGGCTAACTATGGCCGagattatttttgttttccaccAAATTGAATATCACCGAATTTTTGCAGGCATAAATCACCGGCAATATGACTGCGCACATTTGGATGACGCCTGAAAGGTGCAAACTATGCAATAGAAGAAAATTGCTGAAGACACTGGAAAGGGAGATGGTAGCTTAAGAGCAGCAGAATATACCGATGAAGCAGGGGTGCTATAGGGACAAAAAGTCTGAACAGCAACAGAGAATGAGTTGACCATCATAGGGCTAAGGTGGGCAGAGGGAGGAGCTTTCTTGCGTACGCAGAACCCTCCCACCCCTTGCCCCAGTCAGAGGGTTCTCAAAATCTCTTCTGTGATAAGCCACTAAGGAGCACTTTTTATACAATCTATGGCTAGCCCTCTTCCATTTCCTTACTGTGCTTCGTGTTCTTCCCTAACTTATTAGGGACTGGGTGCACTGGTTACTAGGTCTCGGATGTTACAGCTGCTGTGGACTTATTGAGAAACAGATAACAGGGATCGTCATATTCTTGATGTTCGCCCTAGAGGGGGTAGGTTCCATAAGAAGTACGATGCCTAGGACTTGCACGAAAAAATCTAGCTTAAGATATTAATTCTGCGACATATCACCAGGTGCATTCCGGTTTACGAACTTAGGATTCTCCCTTAAACTACTCAATATACAAGAGTTGTCAAAATGCTTGCTGTCGCTAAGCTCAATTTTCTATTCATGACTATTACCGGCAAAGCGTACAATTATGTATAAGCATCTCCACGGCCGGAAACTTTTCTGCGTGTGATGGAGCCAGGGAGGACAGATAGCACACGTGCTTACGAAATAACAGCAAGTCGACCTTAGGCAGCTCATAAATTAAAGTTCGCAGGATGGGAACTAGTTTTTAATGCCTGTTATGCAATGTTAGCGGACTTGTTATTTCGAAGAAATGTTCTAATGGGATGCTGTAACATCAGGGCTAACGCATTCCCCTCGCAGGCGGGAGGTGCGGTGTGAGAAGTGCTGGGCTCCAGATGGGAAGCGCATTTTATTCACGCGCACCTGCAGGTGGGCTCATAGACATCGGCGACAAAGGCGGAAAATTGAGGAAAGAGAACTGCTGGCGAATTGAACAGAGAACAGAAGTGAGGACTGAGAAGAGTTATGGTTTTAAAATGGGGTGTTCTTTGCGCAGGATACGAGCTGAAGAAACACCCACATCGTATGAGAGGTTATGGCCATTGAAGCGTGCCAAAGAAGTACGATGACTTAGCGTGCTTTTCGTGGCAAATGTCACTTAattaataaaatttaaaaagcaGCACGTGAACCAGTGGAATCAAAATTAAGTGGAAATTTGTTGCTGACAAAGGCGCCCATAGCAATGGCACCTCGGGCTGATACCTGcttcataaagttgaatggcgcaagggaacgaacgcAGGAAGACACAGGGACAGAAAGAGCGCcattctgtctctgtgtcttcctgtgttcgttcccttgcgccattaaacttTATGATGATCCAattagcccaacagcaagtacttctgatACCTGCTGTAGCAAAacgagttgaaaaaaaaatcttggttaTGAGCTCATGAACTGCAAACGAAAAACGAACAGTCGCTTTTCCTGCCATGTGCGCAAACAGCTCGGCGCTTCACACAGCGGCCACATGACTGATTGTCTGGCACCTGCAAAGGGCGATTGCTGAGCTCTCGCATGCGCCGGCTGTCTGCGCCGGCTGCGCAACCGTCCGGTATTCGctcttcttcgtcccgtccatatgctacgtttttgtttatattatGTCTGTCTGCGCTTTCTTTTCTTGTCGGGTATAATTTTGTTAACACATTGTACAGCGTACAAAAACACGGGCTAACAGGCATGCAGGAACTTCACTTTAGGACCGAAATCTCAAacacatgaaagaaaaataatCGAGGGCATGTAGTTTCCGTGAACCTGATATCAAATAAAGACTATTCTGAACCGGAACGGTCCGCCGGAATGAACCGACACGAAATACAAATAGAAACAAGGTGGTAGATTGTGGCATCAGCAATTAAATGGGAGTTAGGGGAGAAACATGAGTGCTAACAAACATCTAGAAACATTTCTAACGATTGAGGAGCAGCCTCGGAAAGTAATGGCAGAGACGTAGTGAAAGAAGAGTTAAATCGGACCGCGATAGCGGGCGGATAGTGTTTATTTAAAACGTCTTCAACTGTCTATGTACCCCAGTTTTAAGCTTGGTGAGCTTCTAAATAGGGAGTTGGTGAAAGTCGCCACAGCAAAAAAGAGCTCGAGCGCAGCATCCACATGCGCGGACTGTATAACCGTGTTAGCATGGTGCACTGCATGCAGGATTACTACCCCTGTTAAATCTATCTGATTGATCTCCCTCAAAAGCGCTTATCAACTTACCGTTTTTTTATGACATTCAGGTAAGACCACATTTTGGCTTTGATTCGTTTGTACCGTTTTTGAAAGAATCCTCTGAAGTGGTGGCACCCAAGATTGCAGAAAGGTAATCTAGCTAGCGATCTTTATGAAGAAGTGTATACTTTTATTGAAAACTACGAAGGATGTACAGAAAGACGATGCAAGTATTTTTAAACACATCGAAATTTCACAAGTCTTGATCTATCTTTAGAAGTGAGGTACTTTTGTTATCTCTGTTACCACGGTGAAACTTCGGTCCTGAACATGCCATCACCCATTGCCAAAACAGGAATAGTTGACTTTTTTTCTCTCATCATGTTATGAGATGACGACCGCTGGCCATGTTTCTTGAAGGAATTTGCTGCAGTCCTTCGGGTCTGTCAGTTCCTGGCATTCACTGAAATACGCATGTGGCACCGACTACAAATTCGGTGCGGAAGAACATCGTACAAGCGCTTCCTTCCTTCAACATATATAGTTAGTATTATAATAGCCAACCTCTCTTTTACTTCTACAAGTACGCTAATCGTAAACGGTTCACAcattttagcgcgaaagcagaTCTCAAGGCAGGTCTAGATCTTCCCAAAGCCGCATGACATCCGTGTTCTTGGTCTTATTTTCAATCCAGGACTTCATCTCGTCCCGGAGCTCGGACGTCGTGAAATGATTCTTCCAGTCGCCAATTTTTCCCTTGCGGACACGACCGGAACCTTCATGCGACTCCTTCTTGGAAAGGCCATTCGTCCTGTATATCTCCATAGACGGCAACCTCTTCTCCTCAGGCAGGCCCAGCAAGCTGCTGACGAAGGTGCTGCACCCACAGTTGAACACCTCTCTCATGTTGCCTAGACTGCACGCGTCTAGTATCCTCTGAAAGAGCTTCTCGTCGTTTCTGAGTGCATCACCGTACTTTTCCTTGTCGATGAAGTCGGCGATCTTCAGGACCCATGCTCTAGTGTCCTTCTTCAGGTCCTCGTAGGTGAAAAACAGGATGTTGGAATCTTGTCGGCGCTCGTACCAGGGGACAAGGTGGTCGAAGAAGTCGCCGTAAGGTACGCGCCCGTTCACGAACGCCTTGACGAATGTCTCGAACGATACGTCTGTGCACGTCTTCGGGGTGTGTCCCAGAAGATAGTGATAGTAGGAGACGGCACAGTCGTAAGGATTCCTTGCCACGTATATGTACCTAGCAGGAAATAAAGGACAAGTGTGAGAAAGAGTTCCATCTTTGACTTGCACATTATTGTCGAAGCAGTTCGTTGATTTCGTCTCACACTGCTATTTGAAAATGACCAGAAACAACAAACGCTTCAATTTGCGTTAATTTCACCCATGCAGTTTAGCTATGGAGTGAGATAAATCTCACTACCTACAACCTACAAGCGCATGCAAACAATTCTCCTGCTGTCGCATGGAGCACACGTAGTAATAATATCCTGCTATGGAAGTATACACTTTACAGAAGCTTCTTCTCAATAAATATACTTTTGTGTCATTGTGCTGTTTAAATGAACATTTAATGCCCATAATTTTCTCCAATCGGACTGACTTTAAGGACAGTTACTTTGAATGCGAAGTTCATTTCCTTTTAAGGAGGGGGGCCCACTCCAGCAGCGTGAATGCTCTTTTTTATAGGCTATGCTCGCGCCAGAATTATGCATGTTATTCTTGTTCAAACAGCACGATGTAGACATCACTCGAAAGCTTAATGTACATTTTATCAATTGATACACACTGCTTTAGTGTGGCCgcattatcaactgcacaagAGGTGGTATTGAAATGACGAAATCGGTAGTCTCGTTTAGTGACTTAGAGAACTTTAATGAAGAAACTAGTTTAAACTTACGACAGTTTCGCTTGTCCTGCATATAGAATAATGTTTATCTAGCAACAAAATGGTCTCAGAATGTGGATTCGTTGAACTGCATTTGTTCGATGACCATTTAAATGtaacaaaatttggctactttGGGCACGAATATCTGCTCTCAATTGGGGTGCACAGCAGCAATATTTTTATCACTTGAGGCGGACAGGACACTTGTGCAGCGTTCGAAGTTTAATCAAActatttcttttacttttttttcaattgcATTCCCAATTTGAAGATTTCCTGGAGGTTTCAATGCTGCCTCACGATCAGGATTCTTCAAATCGGCACAACACGTCAGTCCTTCGAAAGGAGGAGTATACAGTGACTGGTAAAACGTTAGTGACGCAAATACCCCTGGATAATGTACACCTCTTCTCATGTCACATGCCAGGAATTGCACTTTTGTAGCAAGCATTCAGCCACTACTAACATGGATTTCCCGTTGCGGAATTTGCTGAGGCACGGTTTCACTACATTTCCTATGATACTGATCACTACAATGATCAGTATCATAGGACTTGATGCGGCATTAACGTCAGCTTTATTGATATTTACGCTTTTGACTCCACATTCTCAATTCGGTGGTGGCGAGGTGCAAAAACAATCgagtgctgtgaaatatcagtgcacgttaagtagCCACAAGGAGTAAAAATTGATCCGGAGCCATCTattacggcatctctcatatTCCATATGCCGCTTTGGGAAATTAAACTCCACATACAACTACTTCCCGTTTATCT
This region of Amblyomma americanum isolate KBUSLIRL-KWMA chromosome 5, ASM5285725v1, whole genome shotgun sequence genomic DNA includes:
- the LOC144133176 gene encoding amine sulfotransferase-like, translating into MNEESLVEVDGLLVNDFLRAENVRAAMQYQPREDDVFIATYPKCGTTWTQYIVCNIFTGGNAPNNVTDFLLQAPYFDFMGADAATKMPRPGALMTHLPFSMHRHSNKAKYIYVARNPYDCAVSYYHYLLGHTPKTCTDVSFETFVKAFVNGRVPYGDFFDHLVPWYERRQDSNILFFTYEDLKKDTRAWVLKIADFIDKEKYGDALRNDEKLFQRILDACSLGNMREVFNCGCSTFVSSLLGLPEEKRLPSMEIYRTNGLSKKESHEGSGRVRKGKIGDWKNHFTTSELRDEMKSWIENKTKNTDVMRLWEDLDLP